One Abyssisolibacter fermentans genomic window carries:
- a CDS encoding serine dehydratase subunit alpha family protein yields the protein MTNQEILKLLKREVVPALGCTEPIAVALAAAKASEELKNRPESVEVYVSANILKNGMGVGVPGTGMTGLYIATALGCIGGKSEKELEVLSDVTQQDVEDAKKMVKDNKIKVNLKDIKEKLYIEVIAKENDNYAKVVIRKQHSNIVLVEFNDKVIYKIDEEPENVKADNSKLKLTVDEIYNFALSVDIEDVKFLLDGAKMNKDLADEALNNNYGLQVGKTILKGIESGFYSDDIQSYAKALTAAAADARMSGCMHAVMSNSGSGNQGITVSLPVYAVALKLNADEEKTIRALTISNLIAIHIKTYLGRLSALCGCVVASTGSSCGITYLLGGELKNIKYSIKNMIGDISGMVCDGAKCGCALKVSTGVSSAIQSAMLAINDIEISYHDGIVDDDVENTIKNLCMLGIEGMNNADKVMLDIMVSK from the coding sequence GTGACTAATCAAGAAATACTAAAGTTATTAAAAAGAGAGGTAGTACCTGCACTTGGATGTACTGAACCCATAGCAGTAGCTTTAGCAGCAGCAAAAGCTAGTGAAGAATTAAAAAATAGACCTGAGAGTGTAGAAGTGTATGTAAGTGCAAATATACTAAAAAACGGTATGGGTGTTGGTGTTCCTGGTACAGGTATGACAGGATTATATATAGCAACTGCATTAGGCTGTATTGGTGGAAAATCTGAAAAAGAATTAGAAGTGTTATCAGATGTAACACAGCAAGATGTAGAAGATGCTAAAAAGATGGTCAAAGATAATAAAATAAAAGTTAATTTAAAAGATATAAAAGAGAAATTGTATATTGAAGTTATAGCTAAGGAAAACGATAACTATGCAAAAGTAGTTATAAGAAAACAACATAGTAATATAGTTTTAGTTGAATTTAATGATAAGGTAATATATAAAATTGATGAAGAACCAGAGAATGTAAAAGCAGACAATAGCAAATTAAAACTTACAGTAGATGAAATATACAATTTTGCTCTTTCAGTAGATATTGAAGATGTAAAATTCCTTTTGGATGGAGCTAAAATGAATAAAGATTTAGCAGACGAAGCGCTTAATAATAATTACGGTTTACAGGTTGGGAAAACGATTCTTAAAGGGATTGAAAGTGGTTTTTATAGTGATGATATACAATCTTATGCAAAGGCTTTAACTGCAGCAGCTGCAGACGCAAGAATGTCAGGATGTATGCATGCAGTGATGAGTAATTCAGGCAGTGGAAATCAAGGTATAACAGTATCATTGCCAGTTTATGCAGTTGCATTGAAATTAAATGCAGATGAAGAAAAAACAATAAGAGCTTTAACTATTAGTAATTTAATAGCAATACATATTAAAACCTATCTAGGAAGACTATCAGCTTTATGTGGTTGTGTAGTTGCATCAACTGGATCAAGTTGTGGTATAACCTATCTATTAGGAGGAGAATTAAAAAATATAAAATATTCAATAAAAAATATGATAGGTGATATATCAGGTATGGTATGTGATGGTGCTAAATGTGGATGTGCATTAAAGGTTTCAACAGGAGTTAGTTCAGCTATACAATCAGCAATGCTTGCAATTAATGATATTGAAATATCTTATCATGATGGAATTGTCGATGATGATGTAGAAAATACTATTAAGAATTTATGCATGCTTGGTATCGAGGGAATGAATAATGCAGATAAAGTAATGCTTGATATCATGGTAAGCAAATAA
- a CDS encoding M1 family metallopeptidase, with protein MKLSKSKKLFLTLFLLMLVIAYFDNNINNNDILDRINNEKNKLPTSLNTRKDKPMILAKDYNGLDYNKINSYNIDVHLLEEEKKLKVKQKVKYFNNENIDLSELFFHIYPNVYKTKRTAPSIYNTYEESFPNGFSAGYIKFQKICINNKKVNYYIQGIDDTILKIKLSNKLKKSEFVVIDLEYEVFIPCSNGRFGYDNEIYNFGNWYPIAAVYDDNGWNLDPYYNIGDPFYSDTSNYYVNIYTPKNMVVASSGDTLKKQVQNNYMHWEIKADFRRDFAFVASRKFLLKEKYVDGILIKCYLLKNNKEANEYAVKTACNSIRIFNKVFGLYPFKTYSVVATNFPTGMEYPAIVFISQKLYDSNKLRDLEIVIVHETAHQWWYSAIGNDEIDEPWLDESLTTYSEVIYFDEMLGEVAGEKYFDESIKQPYDFTKSRIKNKRVLRPLSDFNGWLDYDGLVYNKGAIFIHEIEKNYGESVLYNILKKYYKEYKFHNATSDEFLDLCQQMTNHEFKQLVDKWLYN; from the coding sequence ATGAAACTTTCAAAATCTAAAAAACTGTTTTTAACACTTTTTTTATTAATGCTCGTAATAGCCTATTTTGATAACAATATAAATAATAATGATATTCTAGATAGAATAAATAATGAAAAAAACAAACTTCCAACTTCACTAAACACTCGTAAAGATAAACCAATGATTTTAGCTAAAGATTATAATGGTTTAGATTATAATAAGATAAATAGTTATAATATTGATGTTCATCTACTAGAAGAAGAAAAAAAATTAAAAGTCAAACAAAAAGTGAAATATTTCAATAATGAAAATATCGATTTAAGTGAATTGTTTTTTCATATTTATCCTAATGTTTATAAAACTAAAAGGACTGCACCTAGTATATATAACACTTATGAGGAATCTTTTCCTAATGGATTTTCAGCTGGATATATAAAATTCCAAAAAATCTGCATTAATAATAAAAAAGTTAATTATTATATTCAAGGAATAGACGATACTATATTAAAGATAAAATTGTCAAATAAACTTAAAAAATCAGAATTTGTTGTTATAGATTTAGAATATGAAGTGTTTATCCCTTGTAGTAATGGTAGATTTGGCTATGATAATGAAATATATAACTTTGGCAATTGGTACCCTATAGCAGCAGTTTATGATGATAATGGCTGGAATTTAGATCCTTACTATAATATAGGTGATCCTTTTTACAGTGATACCAGTAATTATTATGTAAACATATATACACCTAAAAATATGGTAGTAGCATCATCAGGTGATACACTTAAAAAACAAGTACAAAACAATTATATGCATTGGGAAATAAAGGCTGATTTTAGACGAGATTTTGCCTTTGTAGCAAGTAGAAAATTTTTATTAAAAGAAAAATATGTAGATGGTATTTTGATAAAGTGTTATTTATTAAAAAATAATAAAGAAGCTAATGAATATGCTGTCAAGACTGCATGTAACAGTATAAGAATTTTCAATAAGGTTTTTGGATTATATCCATTTAAGACTTATTCAGTAGTAGCTACAAATTTTCCAACAGGAATGGAATATCCGGCAATAGTATTTATCAGTCAAAAATTATACGATTCAAATAAATTAAGAGATTTAGAAATTGTTATAGTCCATGAAACAGCGCACCAATGGTGGTATTCAGCAATAGGGAATGATGAAATTGACGAACCATGGCTTGATGAGTCTTTAACTACTTATTCAGAGGTGATATACTTTGATGAAATGCTAGGAGAAGTAGCAGGAGAAAAATATTTTGATGAAAGTATAAAACAGCCATATGATTTTACAAAGTCAAGAATTAAAAATAAAAGGGTTTTAAGACCATTAAGCGATTTTAATGGTTGGTTAGATTATGATGGTTTAGTTTATAATAAAGGAGCTATATTTATACATGAAATAGAAAAAAATTATGGAGAAAGTGTTTTATATAATATACTCAAAAAATATTATAAAGAATACAAATTTCATAATGCTACTTCTGACGAATTTTTAGATTTATGTCAGCAAATGACTAATCATGAATTTAAACAACTAGTTGATAAATGGTTATACAATTAA
- a CDS encoding sodium:solute symporter family protein — MKLLDIIGVLLVFIITGYIGYRSSKSVKSMNDFTLGGRNIGKIKAGFSMAATEFGGSSFIGAMAFCYTVGLSGVWWDWCAVPAFLLLGIFFAAKIKLPNLVTITDFFDQRYDKKTKYLCSFLHILATVAQIAAQFTVGAVALNGIVGIPINVGLFLTLTFVVLYTISGGFIAVVNTDIVQFVFIIGSILISVPIAIVSSGGVEGIMTTLPENLLRFDQVSFSTVISWTLFSLFSYATSQHYIQRIFASKDKSTAKFSFIFTGVMYIFYGLLIAIIGICIIVLIPNLDNPNLGYALFVKNYLPVGISGLALGSIFAASMSTADSMILAASTLFVNDIYIPYKEKKDKNLSQKQKIRVTRIITVLISIGGVIISFISDNLIDIAYLGGLFYSTAVFMPLILGLYWKRATTKGAYYSIITALIVGLYSNFFLVGKTSGILSMPSNILAVIAGTLVLISISIADSRKKLKL; from the coding sequence ATGAAATTATTAGACATCATTGGAGTATTATTAGTATTCATAATTACTGGTTATATAGGTTACAGATCATCTAAGTCTGTAAAATCAATGAATGATTTTACTCTTGGAGGTAGGAATATTGGTAAGATAAAAGCTGGGTTTAGTATGGCAGCAACAGAGTTTGGAGGAAGTAGTTTTATAGGAGCTATGGCCTTTTGCTATACTGTTGGGCTTTCTGGAGTATGGTGGGATTGGTGTGCTGTTCCTGCTTTTCTTTTATTAGGAATATTTTTTGCAGCAAAGATTAAGCTTCCAAATCTTGTAACCATCACAGATTTCTTTGATCAAAGGTATGACAAAAAGACAAAATATTTATGTTCTTTTTTGCATATATTAGCTACTGTAGCACAAATAGCTGCACAATTTACTGTTGGAGCAGTTGCATTAAATGGTATAGTTGGTATACCTATTAATGTTGGACTATTTCTAACCTTGACTTTTGTTGTGTTATATACAATAAGTGGAGGGTTTATAGCTGTTGTAAATACAGACATTGTTCAATTTGTATTTATAATTGGCTCAATATTAATTTCTGTTCCGATAGCTATAGTATCATCAGGTGGAGTTGAAGGTATTATGACGACTTTACCAGAAAACCTTTTGAGGTTTGACCAGGTTTCATTTTCTACTGTAATTTCATGGACACTTTTTAGTTTATTTTCATATGCAACAAGTCAACATTATATTCAGAGAATATTTGCTTCAAAAGATAAAAGCACAGCAAAATTTTCTTTTATTTTTACTGGAGTGATGTACATATTTTATGGTCTACTCATTGCAATAATTGGAATTTGTATTATAGTATTAATACCTAATCTTGACAATCCTAATTTAGGATATGCTCTATTTGTTAAAAATTATCTACCAGTTGGAATATCTGGGCTTGCGTTAGGTTCTATATTTGCTGCTTCTATGTCAACAGCGGATTCTATGATTTTAGCAGCATCTACGCTTTTTGTTAATGACATATATATACCATATAAAGAAAAGAAGGATAAGAATTTAAGCCAAAAGCAGAAAATAAGAGTAACAAGGATTATCACTGTTCTTATTTCAATCGGTGGTGTTATTATATCTTTTATTTCAGATAACTTAATAGATATAGCTTACTTAGGGGGTTTATTTTACTCTACCGCTGTATTTATGCCTTTAATATTAGGTTTATATTGGAAAAGAGCTACTACAAAAGGGGCATACTATTCTATTATAACGGCATTAATCGTAGGGTTGTATTCAAATTTTTTCTTAGTTGGAAAAACGAGTGGAATATTAAGTATGCCATCAAATATTCTAGCTGTTATTGCAGGAACATTAGTATTAATATCCATTTCAATTGCTGATAGTAGAAAAAAATTAAAGCTTTAG
- a CDS encoding MFS transporter, whose product MDNKISLFKKYKWLMMITVLSFGTYAMYGLPYMKSVFYDPMRTALGLSHEQYGHVIGLYGKIALLMYFPGGWMADKFDPRKLMLFSYVSSGALGIYLSTYPSYAGVQFTFIAWGVTTILTFWAAQVKVTRSLGDDDMQGKIFGIANGIEGISGMIISFIALTIFNMVAVEELGLRFVLIFQSSLTIIVGFITFFALRDVKFKDSDDVKYTVHDYIKVLKMPEVWLIGIAIFSYYTVFSSLSYISPYLETEFMLSAAMVGTVSILRQTGTKIIGGPTFGTLADKCGSTSKMFIVGFTLVTVCVGAFMLIPVNTTYTILAVALMLLLAFGLFGLTGIGYATISESKIPMKYTGAAVGLISLIGYVPDAFYYNIAGNWLDTHGSKGYTYIFTLSLIMAVVGLAVSIILYSRNKKSKLDRQVNSSVK is encoded by the coding sequence ATGGATAATAAAATAAGCTTATTCAAAAAATATAAATGGTTGATGATGATCACAGTATTGTCATTTGGTACGTATGCAATGTATGGTTTACCATATATGAAATCAGTATTCTATGACCCAATGAGAACAGCTCTTGGTCTTTCACATGAACAATATGGACATGTAATTGGTTTATACGGAAAAATTGCTCTGTTAATGTATTTTCCAGGTGGATGGATGGCAGATAAATTTGACCCAAGGAAACTTATGCTATTCTCTTACGTTTCTTCTGGTGCATTAGGTATTTATCTGTCAACATACCCAAGCTACGCTGGTGTACAATTTACATTTATTGCATGGGGTGTGACAACAATCCTTACATTCTGGGCAGCACAAGTTAAAGTAACTCGTTCACTTGGTGATGACGATATGCAAGGTAAAATTTTTGGAATAGCTAATGGTATTGAAGGTATTTCTGGTATGATTATTTCTTTTATTGCCCTAACAATCTTTAATATGGTTGCCGTTGAAGAATTAGGACTAAGATTTGTTCTTATATTCCAATCAAGCTTAACAATTATTGTAGGATTCATTACATTTTTCGCTTTAAGAGATGTTAAATTTAAAGACAGTGATGATGTGAAATATACAGTCCATGATTATATTAAAGTACTAAAAATGCCAGAAGTTTGGTTAATTGGTATTGCTATATTCAGTTACTACACAGTATTTTCATCACTATCATACATTAGCCCATATCTTGAAACTGAGTTTATGCTTTCAGCAGCAATGGTTGGTACAGTTTCAATATTAAGACAAACAGGTACTAAAATAATTGGTGGTCCAACCTTTGGTACGCTAGCTGACAAATGTGGATCAACATCTAAAATGTTTATCGTAGGATTTACTCTAGTAACTGTCTGCGTGGGTGCATTTATGCTTATTCCTGTTAATACAACATATACAATACTGGCAGTAGCGTTAATGTTACTTCTTGCTTTTGGTTTATTTGGTCTAACAGGTATAGGTTATGCTACAATATCAGAAAGTAAAATACCAATGAAATATACAGGTGCAGCAGTTGGACTAATATCATTAATTGGTTATGTTCCAGATGCTTTTTACTACAATATTGCTGGTAATTGGCTAGATACACACGGGAGTAAAGGCTATACTTATATTTTTACTCTTTCATTAATAATGGCAGTAGTTGGATTAGCGGTTAGCATTATACTATATAGTCGAAATAAAAAAAGTAAACTGGATAGACAAGTTAATAGTAGTGTAAAATAA
- a CDS encoding trans-sulfuration enzyme family protein, producing the protein MDKHDLSKSDLETKLIHTGHSFDPVTHSLASPIYQTATFGFDTVEQMDEAWNELGYLYTREGNPSTIQLEKKLAALEGGEAAVTMGSGMGAVCSTVLTLLEKGEHILCSKGLFFHSDIFFRELIDKMDAEVSFADFKDMEDVKQNIKENTTIIFIETPENPKLGVVDIKEVAELAKENDCILIVDSTFAPPPIQYSLQHGADLVLHSLTKYINGHGDALGGAIIGRKDLIEKIKYPGMPCYTGAALSPFNAWLIMRGMATLTMRIQKHCENALAISKFLESHEYVEKVIYPALESDPSYELCQKQMNGLGGGIVSFWLKDGIKGMTVREADYKLCNNMNLLSIATSLGEAHTLIQVENSNMIRIAVGLEGAQDLIADIKQAFDKL; encoded by the coding sequence ATGGATAAACATGATTTAAGTAAATCAGATCTAGAAACAAAATTAATTCACACTGGACATAGTTTTGATCCCGTAACACATTCTTTAGCATCACCAATATATCAAACAGCAACTTTTGGATTTGATACAGTTGAACAAATGGATGAGGCTTGGAATGAATTAGGTTACCTTTATACAAGAGAAGGAAATCCGTCTACAATTCAACTAGAAAAAAAACTTGCTGCTCTTGAAGGAGGAGAAGCTGCCGTTACAATGGGTTCAGGAATGGGAGCTGTTTGTTCAACAGTTTTAACATTACTTGAAAAGGGAGAACATATTCTATGCTCTAAAGGATTATTCTTTCACAGTGACATTTTTTTCAGAGAATTAATTGACAAGATGGATGCAGAAGTAAGCTTTGCAGATTTTAAAGATATGGAAGATGTAAAACAAAACATTAAAGAAAATACAACAATAATTTTTATTGAAACACCTGAGAATCCAAAGCTTGGTGTTGTTGATATTAAAGAGGTTGCTGAACTTGCAAAGGAAAATGATTGCATTTTAATAGTTGACAGCACATTTGCACCACCACCTATTCAATATTCATTACAACATGGAGCAGATCTTGTTTTGCATAGCTTAACAAAATATATTAATGGTCATGGCGATGCACTTGGAGGAGCAATTATAGGAAGAAAAGATCTTATAGAAAAAATAAAATACCCTGGTATGCCTTGTTATACAGGTGCAGCACTTTCACCATTTAATGCATGGTTAATTATGAGAGGCATGGCTACTCTTACAATGAGAATACAAAAACATTGTGAAAACGCTTTAGCAATTTCAAAATTCCTTGAATCACATGAATATGTAGAAAAAGTTATTTATCCAGCTCTTGAATCTGATCCATCATATGAACTATGTCAAAAACAAATGAATGGTCTTGGTGGTGGTATTGTTTCATTCTGGTTAAAAGATGGCATTAAAGGAATGACAGTAAGAGAAGCTGACTATAAGCTATGCAACAATATGAATTTACTTTCAATTGCTACAAGTTTAGGTGAAGCTCATACACTGATTCAAGTAGAAAACAGTAATATGATTAGAATTGCGGTAGGACTTGAAGGTGCACAGGATTTAATAGCAGATATAAAACAAGCTTTTGATAAATTATAA
- a CDS encoding MerR family transcriptional regulator: protein MKLYSIGEVSKINNITIKTLRYYDKIGLLVPAYIDETNGYRYYSYSQFLIIDKIKKFKYWDIPLNELKDIIYDEDNTKLKEFFRKQREYLDSETKRIEMLKKNLDMLENYFSYYDIVQMNNNVYVRHIKKRHYISHPFDNITSISGIDIELRKIINSPQFVNISVLNPYGYILDSNDFLNGKLTFLQSTVTVGEPPSFETEYLYTAPEGVYVCFSSKILSDNYDITPLIDYIKQNNLTPKLIIAEEFIPNGTYKFENCPYEIQVLI, encoded by the coding sequence ATGAAATTATATTCTATTGGAGAAGTCTCAAAAATTAATAATATTACTATTAAAACTTTGAGATATTACGATAAGATAGGTCTACTTGTACCGGCATACATAGATGAAACAAATGGTTATAGATATTATAGTTACAGCCAATTTTTAATTATAGATAAGATTAAAAAATTCAAATATTGGGATATACCTTTAAATGAGCTTAAAGATATTATATATGATGAAGATAATACCAAATTAAAAGAATTTTTTAGAAAACAAAGAGAATATCTTGATTCTGAAACAAAGAGAATCGAAATGTTAAAAAAAAATCTAGATATGCTTGAAAATTATTTCTCTTATTATGACATAGTTCAAATGAATAACAATGTTTATGTAAGACACATAAAAAAACGCCATTATATTTCTCATCCTTTTGATAATATTACTAGTATATCAGGTATAGACATAGAACTGAGAAAAATTATTAATTCACCACAATTTGTAAATATATCTGTATTAAACCCTTACGGATATATTTTGGATAGTAATGATTTTTTAAATGGTAAACTTACTTTCTTACAGTCTACAGTTACTGTAGGTGAACCTCCAAGTTTTGAAACAGAATATTTATATACTGCTCCTGAAGGAGTTTATGTTTGTTTCAGCTCAAAAATTTTATCTGATAATTATGATATTACACCTTTAATTGACTATATTAAACAAAACAACTTAACTCCTAAGTTAATTATTGCTGAAGAATTTATACCTAACGGTACTTATAAATTTGAAAACTGTCCTTATGAAATACAAGTATTAATTTAG
- the serS gene encoding serine--tRNA ligase, translating to MLDIKKIRSNTKEVIDGLKSRNGDYDIEGILKLDERRRELLQNTENKKSEQNSVSKQIPKLKKEGKDVTEILAKMKDLSQCIKELDVEVKEVEEELNKRLLSLPNIPNTKVVVGNSDEDNVEIRRYAEPTKFDFEPKAHWDIGAELDILDFQRASKITGARFSLYKGLGAKLERVLINFMLDTHTLEHGYKEILPPFMVNRDSMTGTGQLPKFEEDAFNIPSKDYFLVPTAEVPVTNIHRNEILDETDLPIYFTAYTPCFRQEAGSAGRDTRGLIRNHQFNKVELVKLVKPEESYDELEKLTENAEKILKLLKLPYRVVELCTGDLGFSSAKTYDLEVWMPSYNRYVEISSCSNFEDFQARRANIKFRDAKTNKTRLVHTLNGSGLAIGRTTAAILENYQQEDGSIIIPEVLRPYFRGLDKITK from the coding sequence ATGCTAGATATTAAAAAAATAAGAAGTAATACTAAAGAAGTTATTGACGGATTAAAGAGCAGAAATGGTGATTATGATATCGAAGGAATATTAAAACTTGATGAAAGAAGAAGAGAACTACTACAGAATACAGAAAATAAGAAATCTGAACAAAATAGTGTATCAAAACAGATACCAAAACTTAAAAAAGAAGGAAAAGACGTGACAGAAATATTAGCTAAAATGAAAGATTTGTCACAATGTATTAAAGAACTAGATGTAGAGGTAAAAGAAGTTGAAGAGGAATTAAATAAAAGACTTTTATCACTTCCTAATATACCTAATACTAAAGTTGTTGTTGGAAATAGTGATGAAGACAATGTTGAGATTAGAAGATATGCTGAGCCAACTAAATTTGATTTTGAACCTAAAGCTCATTGGGATATTGGAGCAGAATTAGATATACTAGATTTTCAAAGAGCATCTAAAATAACAGGTGCTAGATTTTCTCTATATAAAGGATTAGGTGCTAAACTCGAAAGAGTATTGATAAATTTCATGTTAGATACGCATACATTAGAACATGGATATAAAGAGATATTACCACCATTTATGGTAAATAGGGATTCTATGACAGGTACAGGTCAGCTTCCAAAATTTGAAGAAGATGCTTTTAATATTCCTAGTAAAGATTACTTTTTAGTTCCAACAGCTGAGGTTCCAGTTACAAATATTCATAGAAATGAAATACTAGATGAAACTGATTTACCAATATATTTTACTGCTTATACTCCATGTTTTAGACAGGAAGCAGGTTCAGCAGGTAGAGATACTAGAGGATTAATAAGAAACCATCAATTTAATAAAGTAGAATTAGTTAAATTAGTTAAGCCAGAAGAATCATATGATGAGTTAGAAAAACTTACTGAAAATGCAGAAAAAATTCTTAAACTATTGAAATTACCTTATAGAGTAGTAGAGCTATGCACTGGTGATTTAGGATTTTCATCAGCTAAAACTTACGATTTAGAGGTATGGATGCCAAGTTATAACAGATATGTTGAGATATCTTCTTGTAGTAATTTTGAAGATTTCCAAGCAAGAAGAGCAAATATCAAATTTAGAGATGCTAAAACAAATAAAACTAGATTAGTTCATACGTTAAATGGTTCTGGTTTAGCAATAGGAAGGACAACAGCAGCAATATTAGAAAACTATCAACAAGAAGATGGATCAATTATTATTCCAGAAGTATTAAGACCATATTTTAGAGGTTTAGATAAGATTACTAAATAA
- a CDS encoding radical SAM/SPASM domain-containing protein yields the protein MYPYILENTILHYLNKNGILFRDNQRYMLNNIEVYMLEKIDGIRTKDEIVNEISTELEIEDIEKISSILEEFIESKSLLIKTSKNPKNHIIKKNGIKTKNIPIYLVLSLTNKCIMSCKHCFKSCSTENNTFINYDKLMDTLKYLKGKAMSIQLTGGEPMVYHRFLDVLDYCGENFDTTVTTTAVLINKNNIDCFKKVKDIQVSVYSNIPKEHDAFTNLDGSFNATMNGIDVAVKAGIPVSISTIVTKNNKNKLQDIVDLALEHDVKFLKFGTLRPFGRAITLKNKIILSSDEKDEVAKTISNLCEKNKDKIHIGKWEDKDESSSNNSFKEFHCFDCGGGIYQWCISEYGNIKPCEFVPDEIFSMGSIEDEKIENILDICNLNELARGMKRWQKDLNRIDLEMKDICDTMGRYYKENCI from the coding sequence ATGTATCCATATATATTGGAAAATACAATATTACATTATTTAAATAAGAATGGCATATTGTTTAGGGATAATCAAAGATATATGTTAAACAATATTGAAGTATATATGTTAGAAAAAATCGATGGAATAAGGACTAAAGATGAAATAGTTAATGAAATATCAACTGAACTAGAGATAGAGGATATTGAAAAAATAAGTAGTATTTTAGAAGAATTCATTGAAAGTAAATCATTATTAATTAAAACTAGTAAGAATCCTAAAAATCACATTATAAAAAAGAACGGAATAAAAACTAAAAATATACCGATATATCTTGTTTTGAGTTTAACCAATAAATGTATAATGAGTTGCAAACATTGCTTTAAAAGCTGTAGTACAGAAAATAATACTTTCATAAATTATGATAAATTAATGGACACGCTTAAGTACTTAAAAGGAAAAGCAATGTCAATACAATTAACTGGTGGAGAACCAATGGTTTATCATAGATTTTTAGATGTATTAGATTATTGCGGGGAAAACTTTGATACTACAGTAACAACAACTGCTGTATTGATAAATAAAAATAATATTGATTGTTTCAAAAAGGTTAAAGATATTCAAGTTTCTGTGTATTCTAATATTCCTAAAGAGCATGATGCTTTTACAAATTTGGATGGATCATTTAATGCTACTATGAATGGAATAGATGTAGCAGTAAAAGCAGGTATACCAGTTTCTATTTCGACTATTGTTACAAAAAATAATAAAAATAAATTGCAAGATATTGTCGACTTAGCTTTAGAACATGATGTGAAATTTTTAAAATTTGGCACGTTAAGACCATTTGGTAGGGCGATTACATTAAAGAATAAAATAATATTATCAAGTGATGAAAAAGATGAAGTTGCTAAAACTATAAGTAATTTATGTGAAAAAAACAAAGATAAAATTCATATTGGTAAATGGGAAGATAAAGACGAAAGTAGCAGTAATAACAGTTTTAAAGAGTTTCATTGTTTTGACTGTGGTGGTGGAATCTATCAATGGTGTATAAGCGAATATGGAAATATAAAGCCGTGTGAATTTGTACCAGATGAAATTTTTTCTATGGGGTCAATAGAAGATGAAAAGATAGAAAATATACTAGACATATGTAATCTTAATGAGCTTGCACGAGGTATGAAAAGATGGCAGAAAGATTTAAATAGAATTGATTTGGAAATGAAAGATATATGTGACACTATGGGAAGATATTATAAAGAAAATTGTATTTAA
- a CDS encoding transposase family protein, producing MLFIAVVATIAGADNWIDVGDFADDKEEWLKKYISLEYLTDDLSNKEIYIDSEYTNWYIAINKITLNKNIINITTNYNNTFNSEKLVILNENEFEKILILDI from the coding sequence ATTTTATTCATAGCAGTAGTAGCTACTATTGCAGGTGCAGACAATTGGATAGATGTTGGTGATTTTGCTGATGATAAAGAAGAATGGCTAAAGAAATATATTTCATTAGAATATTTAACTGACGATTTATCTAATAAAGAAATTTACATAGATTCAGAATATACCAATTGGTATATAGCAATTAACAAAATTACTCTCAATAAAAATATTATAAATATAACTACTAATTATAATAATACTTTTAATAGTGAGAAACTAGTAATACTTAATGAAAATGAATTTGAAAAAATATTAATTTTAGATATCTAA